GACGTGCTTGCCGAGCGCGCCGGCGGCCCCGAGCACGATGATCCGCGCCATCGGGCGTGAGCGTACCAGCTGGATCGAGCGGCCAAGGCTCGTCAGGCGCGGGCGGAGCTGGCTGCGCCCCGTCAGCGCCGGCTGACTTGTGACCCGCGCGGCGGCCCGCGAAGATGCGCGGACATGACCGCCGATGACCTGATCGCACGCCTCGGCCTGACGCCGCACCCCGAGGGCGGCTACTACCGCGAGACCTGGCGCGACCACGGCCCCGACGGCGGCCGCGGCCACGGCACCGCGATCTACTTCCTCTTGCGCGCCGACGACCGGCACCGCTGGCACAAGGTCGACGCGGTCGAGATCTGGCACCACTACGCCGGCGCGCCGCTGACCCTGGCGATGTCCGACGGCGCGGCGCCGGTGACGACCGTCGAGCTGGGTGACGACCTCGCCGCGGGTCAGCGCCCGCAGGCGATCGTGCCGGCCGGGTGGTGGCAGCAGGCCCGCCCTCAGGGCGCGTGGTCGCTGGTCGGCTGCACGGTGGCGCCGGCGTTCGTGTTCGAGACGTTCGAGCTGGCGCCGCCGGACTGGACCCCGCCGGGCGGATGAGCGCGCCGATCAGCGCGGGGGCGGCGGCGTGCGGCGATCGTCGAGCTGGACCGTGACCGGCGGCGCGCCGACGAGCTCGAAGGTCGCGGACGCCAGCGCGACCGCGCCGCCGGTGGCGTCGATCTCGTCGAGGATGCGCGTGAACAAGCGATCCTTGGTGATCCGGCGGGCCTTGTAGTCGACGGCGTACCGGACCGTGAACTCGATCCAGTTGTCGTTCGCCACGATCGTCACCATCGGCTCGAGCTTCGCGTCCTCGATCCGGTACCGGCGCACCAGCTCGGCCCAGGACACCTTGGCGGTCGCGGCGTAGGCCCCGACCACCTCGGCCGCGACCCGCTCGAGGATGGCGCGGGCGGCCCGGTGGTCGCTGCCGTACTTGATCGGCACGGTGAGCTCGTCCCACAGGAACGGGAACTCGCCGCTGTAGTTGAAGACCGGCTCCTTGAACACGAAGCTGTTGGCGACCCGGACGATCCGGCCGCTGTAGAGGTCGCCCTTGACCCAGCCGCCGCACTCCATGACCGTGGTCCGCAGGATGCCGATGTCGATCACGTCGCCGAGGATCCCGCCGAGCTGGATCCGATCGCCGGGGCCGTAGAACCGCCCGAACGACAGCGCCAGCCACCCGGCCACGCTGGCGATGACCTCCTGCAGCGCGAACCCGATGCCGACGCTGAGCGCGCCCAGCACGACCGTCACGCGACCGAAGTCGCCGCTGAGGATCGACAGCCCGGCGATCGCGACCGCGAGGTAGCCGAGCGCGCCGATCAGCTTGCGCACGCGGTAGCGCGTGTCCTTGTCGTCGATCGCCCGCGCCGCCCCCGCCCGCAAGAGCCGCGTCACCACGACCACCACGACGACGGCGACCAGCAGCGCGCCGCCCTGGCGGGCGTAGGCGTTGGAGGTGAGCTCGTCGAGGGTCATCGGCCGTCGCCAGTGTACGCCATCGCCACGCGGCGGTCGGCCCTACCCCTTCACCGTCGCCAGCGGCCACAGCCGCGCCACGCGCCGCGCGACGCCGGCGCGCGCGACGGTGTCGACCACCGGCGTCACGTCCTTGTAGGCCCAGGGGCCCTCCTCCTTCAGGCGATCGTCGTGGCGGGCCATGACGTCGCGCCGGCGCCGCACGATCGGATCGTCGACGTCGACCGGCGTGATCACCCGCAGGCCGGCCCGCGCCGCGTCCCAGACCGCCGGCTCGACGTGGCGGGCGGCGCCGCGGGCGACCGACCGACCGGCGCCGTGACACGCGCTGCACAGCGTCGCGATCGCGCCGTCGCCCGCGAGCAACCAGCTGGCCGCGCCCATCGAGCCCGGGATGATCACCGGGTGCCCGGTCCACCCGAACGGCCCGGCCCCACCGTCGGGGCCGGGCGCCGGACACGCGCCCTTGCGGTGCAGGTGCAGATCGTCGTCGCCGGGCCAGATCAGGTTGTGGGGCGCGTCGTAGATCAGCCGCACGTCGACCGCGCGGCCCAGCACCCGGGCCAGCACCTGCGCCGCCAGCCGCACCAGCACCAGGCGGTTCACGAACGCGAAGTTGGCGGCGTTGGCCAGCGCGTCGAGGTAGCGCGCCGCCAGCGTCGCGTGCGGCCCGGCGGTCGGCAGCGGGTAGAAGCCGTGGGCCGGGTGCGGCACGCCGGCCGGGTAGATCGCGCGCGCCTGATCGGCGAACCAGCCGCCGACCAGGTGGCCGAGCCCGACCGAGCCCGAGTGGGCCATGATCGCGACCTGGCCGCGGCCGACGCCCCAGGCGTGCGCGATCCGACCGTCGCTGAGCTCGTCGACGACCTGCAGCTCGACGAAGTGGTTGCCGCCGCCGATCGAGCCGATCTGCGCGTCGCGGCCGTGGATCCCGCCCGACGAGCGGACCCAGTCGCCGAAGGTGTGCAGGTCGCGCGCGGGCAGGCCGCCGCCCAGGTGCGCGCGCGCCAGGTCGGCCGCGAGCCCGGCGGCGGTGAGCCCGCGCCAGACGCCGTGGTCGGCGTTGTCGGCGAAGGTGTCGACCAGGCCGGCGACGCCGCGGCGCAGGATCGCCTCGCGCTGCGCCGGCGACAGCGGCACGTCGCGCCCGCCCTCGAAGTACGCGTGGCGCAGCGGCCGCGCCAGCGCGTCGAGGTGCGGCGCCAGCTCGTCGGCGGTGACGTCGGTGACGGCGAGGCGCATGCCGCAGCACACGTCGTTGCCGACCGCCTGGGGCACGACGAAGCCGCGGCACGCCGCGACGGTGCCGACCGGGATGCCGCTGCCCTTGTGCAGATCGGGCGTGAGCACGACCTGCTCGAGGCGCCCGGGCTGGTCGCCCCAGTACGGCGCGATCGCGCCGCGCCGCTGGCGCTGCCACAGGTCGTCGAGGGTGCCGGCCAGGCGGGCGAAGTCGACGGCGGCGACGATGGCGTCGTCCTCGACCGGCACGTCGGCGCCGGCCAGGAGCGTCATCGGGACGCCGTCAGGGTGATCGATGGTGACGTGCGCGTCGTCGGTCCGACGGACGCGGTCGCGGACACGGAAGCTGCTGGACATGACGGGCTGACTCCGGCGCGGCGCAGGCCGCGCGGACGGGCGCGTCCTCGAGCGAGCGCGCACGGACGCGCCACGGCTCGAGGACCGAGGGAAGGAACGACGCGCCAGCAGCGACCGTGCGTCGTCCGGCCACACTACGGATCTGGCGCGCGAGGTCAAGCTCGAACTTCGCCGCCGGGGCCGCGCTACGCTGCCGCGCGATGCTCTGGATCCAGCAGGTCGACGTCATCTACACCAAGCGCGCGCGGGGCGCGCCGGCGGCGACGATGCGCAACCGGCTACCGCGCGCGTTCGCGATGGCGGCGCCGGCGGCGGCCTACGCCTTCGCGCACGTCCGTCAGCTCGAGCGCGGCGACCTCGAGGGCGTGCCGGTCGCCTTCGCGGTCGAGCGGGTCAGCGCGCGCACCGCCGCGGCCGCGCCTGAGGTCGAGGGCGACGTCGGGATCGCCCTCACCGCCGAGCGCGCGACGCTCGCGCTCCGCTGGAGCCCGGCCGTCGGCCAGCCGCCGCGGGCCGCGCGCACCGGCATCGCGCTCGAGCCCGGCCAGGTCGCGCGGCTGATCATCAACGGGCGGGTCTCGACCCACGACGAGCCGTACTACCTCGAGCGCACCATCAACGTGGCGCTGGGCGCCGCGCTGGCCCCGGACGTCTTCGTCGCGGCGCCGCCGACCACGATCGTCGATCTGCGCGCCGACCTGTTCTGATCACCGCTCGCGGTCACGCGCCCGTCATCGGTCGTCGTGCTCGGGCAACGGTCCGAACAGCTGCGCGCTCCACCGTTGCACCGGGTGCGCGGGCCGCCCGGTGATCATCGTGCGCCCGTCGGGGTAGGCCGCGGTCTCGGCCAGCGCCGCGGGCACGGCGACGCAGCGCCCGTCCCGGGCCAGCGCTGCGGCGGCGTCGATCGTGTCGGCGCGGTGGACGTCCTCGCGGCAGCCGTCGCAGTGCCGGACGCCAGCGCTGGCCGTGGGCGCGAGCTGCTCCCACGACCGCGGGCACGCGTACGCGAACCGGACCCCGGGGTGGCGCGCGCGCGCCTCGCCGCAGTTGAGCAGGTGTTGCGGCTCGCGGACCAGCGCCCACCACCCCGGGTCGACCTGGGGCACGAGCGCGGTCAGACGCGCGCGCGCGGCCGGTGCGTCGGCCGCCGTCGGCTCGGCCGAGAGGCGCGCCGTCAGCGCGACCACCTCGCCGCGGACGTCGCCGCGCGCCGTCAGGAAGTCCGCGTAGGCAACCCGCTCGGCGGCGGTGACCACGCGGCCGCTGAAGAACGGCCGCGCCACCGGACCCTCGTCGGGATCGTGCATGATCTCGAGCAGGCGGTAGCCGAAGTGCTGGTCGTCACCGATGAGCTCGACGGGCGTGGACGTCATGGCGCGACCACGGTAGCGCGAGCGCGGCGCGGATGCCCGCCGGCGCGCAGGATCGTGCGACGCTCGCCCGATGCTCACGGCCGAGATCGACCGCCTGCGCGGGCTGCTCGACGAGGATCTCGAGGGGTTCGTCGCCCGGGTCGTGGCCAGCCCGTGGTTCCGCGACGTGCTCCGCGGCGTGTTGCCGCAGCTCCAGGCCCGCCCCGACGCGGTCGCGGCGCTGCGCGCGCGCCTGCCCGACTACCGTCAGCGCGAGCTGACGACCTGGCTCAGGCGCACGCTCCTCCCGCTGCCCACCCCGCGCGGCGTCGCCGACTTCTGCGCGCTCGCCACCGCCCGAGCGCGGCGCCTCGACCCCGCGTTCCCGCTGCTCGATCCGACCGCGCTGGTGGTGACCTACCGCGGCTACTGCGCCGTGCGCGAGGAGCTCGATCGCCGGATCGACGGCCGCGGCTGGACCGCCGCGATCGAGGACCGCGACGTCGGCCCGGCCGAGGTCATCCACGAGGTCGAGTGGCGCGCGACCGCCCACGCGCCGACCTGGTCGCTGACCGTCGAGCTCGCCGAGGTGTCGTCGATGCCGTGGGCCTGGGAGGAGCTGGTCGCCGTCACACCCGCCGGCGCATGAGCCCGTAGTAGACCGCGGCGGCGACGCCCGACGACACGAACCAGGCCCAGGTGTAGAGGTGGTTGAACAGCGCTGGCACCGTCGCCGGCGCCGCGCCGCTGGCCGCGACCAGGAACCCGGGCAGGCACGGCAAGACGCCCAGGCCGAACGCCGCCATCGCCCGCCAGTTGACGCCGCCGCTGTACTCGTAGCGCCCGCCGCGGCGGTACAGGTCGTCGACCTCGAGGACGGTCCGGCGCAGCGCGAAGTAGTCGACGATCATGATCGCGCCGATCGGCCCGAGCAGCACGCCGTAGCCCACCAGCCACACGAAGATATAGTTGCCGGCCGACTTCAGGATCAGCCACGGGCAGATCACCATGCCGATGACCGCGGTGATGAGCCCGCCGGCGCGGTAGCTGATCTTCGACGGCGCCAGGTTGGCGAAGTCGTTGGCCGGCGACACGACGTTGGCGGCGATGTTGGTCGACAAGGTCGCGATCGCGAGGCCCAGCATCGACAGCCCGACGATCAGCGGGCTGCCGAACTTGGTCACGAGCTGATCGGGGTAGGCGATGGCCTCGCCGAACACCAGCACCGTGGCCGCGGTGGTCGCGACGCCGATGAACGCGAACAGGGTCATCGAGGTCGGCATCGCCAGCGCCTGGCCCAGGACCTGATCGCGCTGGCTCCGCGCGTAGCGCGAGAAGTCGGGGATGTTGAGCGCGAGCGTGGCCCAGAACGACACGCCCGAGGTCAGCGCCACCGCGAACGTCTCCGACAGCGGCTTGGTCGCCGGCTGCGACATGATCGTGCCGAGCCCGCCGCCGCGGACGATGGCCCAGCCGAGCAGGCCGGCGCCGCACAGGAGCAGGAACGGCGCCGCCAGGGTCTCGAGCCACTTGATCGACTCCATCCCGCGCCAGATGAAGAACACGTTGATCAACCAGAACACGACGAACCAGCACAGCGGCGCCACGTCGGCGCCGAGGAAGGTCACGTCGGGCAGCGACACCGACGGCGCGAGCGCCGAGGCGGTCGCCCACAGCCCGAGCCCGCCGAACCAGCACTGGATGCCGAACCAGCCGCAGGCGACCAGCGCCCGCAGCATCGCGGGCAGCTGGGCGCCGCGCACGCCGAACGACGCGCGCACGACCACCGGGAACGGGATGCCGTAGCGGGTGCCGGGGTGGCCGTTGGCCATGAGCGGCACCAGCACGATCAGGTTGGCCAGGGCGATCACCATGACCGCCTGCCACGCGCTCATGCCGCTGCCGACCCGCTCCGACGCCAGGGTGTAGGTCGGCACGCAGATGGCCATGCCGACCCACAAGGCCGCGATGTGGCCGGTGCGCCAGGTCCGCCTCTCGAGCGGGACCGGCGCCAGGTCTTCGTTGTAGAGCGCGGGGTCGTGCATCGCGGGCGATCATAGACCGCCCCGGCGCGGTCAGGTCGAGCGCGGCCGGCGCCGACCGCGCCCGATCACTGGACCGACTCGGGCCACTCCATCTGGCGATCGAGCGCCCACAGGTCGGCGTCCTCGAACTTCATCCCGTCGGCGGCGAGCACGCGCAGCGAGCTGGCGATGACCTCGGCCTTGGCCGCGGTCGCGGGGATCTCGAGGTGATCGAGCTCGAAGCTGCACCAGCTCCTGGGCTTGCACGCGTACTTCTTGCCCGACATCGACCAGAAGTCGAAGTCCTTCTCGAACGGGGTGCCGACCTTGACCTTGACCCGCTGCCCGTCCTTGTCGGCGTAGCGCATCAGGATGCCGTAGCCGGCGACGGTCTTGTCGGAGAAGTTGTAGGCCTTGACGTCGAGCGCGCCGCGCTCGCCCGGCGTCACCTTGGTGACCTGGAACGTGAGCGGGGCGCCGGTGGCGGGCTTGGGCGGAGGCGCGCCGCCGCCGCCGCTGCCGCCGGAGCAGGCGACGGCGGGGACGGTCAGGGCGAGGACGAATGAGGCGAGGAGGCGAGACATCGGGCGAGTCCTTTCGTGGATGGCGACCGTATATCCACGGCGCGTGCCAGGCGCGGGCGCGAGTGGGTCCAGGTAGTTGCGCTGACCGGCGCGCGGCGCCCTGCCATCGATGGCAGCGGCGCTGCCGGATCCGGCAGCAGCGCTACTCGAGGTATCGGTACAGCGAGCGCACCCCGATGCCCAGCGCCAGGGCCGCGGCCTCGCGATCGCCGCCGCAGCGCGCGAGCGCCGCGGTGACGTAGGCCTTCACGAACGCGTCGCGGGCCTCGGCCAGCGGCGCGTCACGGTCGACCGCGGCCGGCCCGGCGCCGGGCGTGGCCGGCGCGGCTGGGAGCTGCAGGTCCGCGACCGCGATCGTGCTGCCGTCGGCGAGGATCGCGGCCCGGCGCATCGCGGCCTTGAGCTCGCGCACGTTGCCCGGCCAGGCGTGGGCCCGGAGCGCCGCCTCGGCGGTGGGCGCCAGCGCGTGCGTCGGCAGCCCGAGCTGCTGCTCGATCTGGCGCAGGAACAGCCGCGCCAGCAAGAGCACGTCGTCGCCGCGGTCGCGCAGCGGCGGCACGTCGATCCGCACCTCCTGGATGCGGTAGAGCAGATCCTCGCGGAACCGCCCCGCGGCCACCTCGGCCGCGAGATCGCGGTGGGTGGCGGCGAACAACCGGAAGTCGACCGCGCGGGCCTCGGTGTCGCCGAGCCGACGGACCTCGCGCTGCTCGAGTACGCGTAGGAGTGCGGCCTGCATCGCCAGCGGCATGTCGCCGATCTCGTCGAGGAACAGCGCCCCGCCGGCGGCGGCCTCGATCAGGCCGGCGCGATCGCTGGCGGCGCCGGTGAACGCGCCCTTGCGGTACCCGAACAGCTCGGCGTCGAGCAAGGACGGCGACACCGCGGCGCAGTTGATCGCCACCAGCGGCCGACCGGCCCGGCGGCTGCGCGCGTGCAGGGCCCGGGCGACGACCTCCTTGCCGGCGCCCGACGGGCCGCCGATCAGCACCGACAGATCGGTGGGGCCGACCCGGGCGATCAGCCGGCGCACCGCCTCGATCGGCGCCGAGTCGCCGAGCACGTCGTCGGGGCCGGCCGCGGGCGCCTCCCGGCGGCGGACCTGGGCCAGGAACGGCAGCGCCAGCGCCGCGACCACCTTGAGGTCGGCGTGGACCCGCTCGGGCAAGACCAAGGGCCGCGCGCGGCCGCCGACGAAGATCGCGCCGAGCGTGCGCCCGCCCAGGCGCAGCGGCAGGCACACCACCGCGCGCAGGCCCAGGCGCACCACCGAGCGGACGTCGCGGTACGGCCCGGCCGCGACGTCGTCGGCGCGCACCGCGGCGCCGCTGCCGAGCACCTCGTCGACGATCGTGTCGCTGAGCAGCTGGTCGGCGTCGTCGAGGGTGCGGCCGCTGGCGTCGCGGGCGACCGCGACCGTGAAGCCGCCGCGCTCGGCCAGGATGACCGCCCCCAGGTCGGCGCCGGCCACGGCGATGACCCCGTCGACGATCGTGGTCAGGGCGTCGGCCGGACCGTCGGCGCCGGCCAGGCGCTCGGCCAGGACGTCGAGCGCCAGGGTCTCGCCCGCGGTGACCAGCCCGACCGAGTAGCCGTCGATCTGCACCACCTGATCGGCCACCAGCGTCAGGCGCTGGCCCCCGGCGAGCACGTGCACGTCGACCGCGCCGCCGACCCGGTGGATCGTGGCCCAGTGGGCCGGCAGCGCCGCGACCCGCAGATCGGCGGCCGGCGCCGATCCGACCGTGGTGATCTGCTTGACCAGCGGCGCTCGAACCGCTACCCCACTGCTCGAGGAGACGATCAGCTCGTACCCCGGCCGCGTGGACCGCTCCGCTTCCATACGCCTGGGTTCATACCAGGTTCGCGAACGCCTCGGCGAAGGGGGCAGCGGACAGGTGTATCGAGCCGACGGCCCCGACGGGCCCGTGGCCATCAAGGTGCTCGCGCCCGCGGCCGAGCTCGACCCCGCGGCCCGGACCCGGTTCGCCCACGAGGCCGCGGCCCTGGCGGCGCTGCGCCACCCGGCGCTGGTGACGCTGCTCGATCACGGCGTCGACGACGAGCTCGGGCCATACCTGGTGCTGCCGTTGCTGGCGGGCCCGACCTTGCGGGCCCTGGCCGCCGGCGCGGCGCTGCCGCCCGAGGCCGCCGCGCTCCTGGCCGCGCCGATCGCCGGCGCGGTCGCCGCGCTCCACGCGGCCGGCTACGTCCACCGCGATCTCAAGCCCGACAACGTGATCGCCAGCCCCGACGGCCGCGTCACGGTGATCGACCTGGGCCTGGCGTGGCGCGACGGCATGACCCGGCTGACCGAGACCGGCACGACGGTGGGCTCGATCGGCTACATGGCGCCCGAGCAACTCGAGGGCCGCGCCGTCGACGCCGCCGCCGACGTGTGGGCGATCGGCGTGATGCTCTACGAGTGGACCGCCGGGCGCCGGCCGTTCGCGCGGGCGCGCGGCGGCGAGGAGGCGGCCGCGACGCTGATCGGCACCTACCCGGCGCTGACGTCGATCGATCGCCGGGTCGACGCCGAGCTCGGCGCGCTGGTGGCGCGGTGCCTGGCGCCGGCGCCCGAGGCTCGCCCGACCGCGGCCGCGCTGGCGACCGCGCTCGCGACCTGGCTCGCGGCCCACGACCTCGACGGCGCCGACGACGACGAGCGCGCCGCGCTGATCGCCGCGCCCGCGGCCTACCAGGCCCGGGTGGCGCCGCGGCAGGTGCGCGCGGCGGCCGCGGCGGCGGGCGCGGCGCTGGCGGGCGGGGAGCCGTTCGCCGCGCTGGCCGCGTGCGATCGCGGCCTGGCCTACGCGCCCGACGACGCGGCCCTCGCCGCGCTGGTGCAGGCGGCCGAGCGCGCGACCGCGGTCGCCACCGCGCCCGCCCCGACCGCCGCGCCGATCGCGGCGACCGCGCCGACCACCGTCGCCACGCCGCGGCGACGACGCGGCCCGCTGCTCGTGGCGATCGCGGCCGCGCTGATCGCGCTGGTGGTGATCGCGATGCTCGCGGACGGGCGCCCGGCCACGACCTCGGACTGGCGCGCGGAGCCGGCGCGCGCGTCGGAGCCGAGCGGCTGGACGACCACCACGACCACGTCGCGGACCGAGCCGGCGACGCCCGAGGAGCGCGCCCTGGCGCGAGACTTCGTGGGGCTGTTCGGCAAGGTCCTCGACGCGTCGGCCGCCCAGCGCGCCGGCGAGGCCGACCCGACCAGCGCCCGCGGCTGGTTCGAGCGCTCGCGGCGCGAGCCGCCGGCCGACGCCGTCGCCAGCCTGCGCCAGGCGGTGGCGCTCGCGCCCGACTGGCCCGAGGCCTACCGCGATCTGTGCGTGCGCCTGCTCCAGACCGGCGCCGACGCCGGCGCGGCGTGCGCGCGGGCGCTCGAGCTGGCGCCGCGCGATCACGAGGTCCGCGGCCTGCGCGCGATCACGCTGCTGCAGGCCAAGGACTACCAGGCGGCGATCGCCGACCTCACCCAGGTGATCGCCGCCGACGACACCGCCGCCTGGCGGATCGGGCGCGGCAAGGCCTACGCCCGGCTCGGGCAGCGCAAGGCCGCGGTCGCTGACTTCGCGCGCGCGTGCAAGCTCGGCGACGCCGATGGCTGTACGCTGGCGGCCGAGGCCCCGGCCCCGCCCCGCTGACCCATGGCGACCAACCAGCGCAACAACCCGCTCCACGGCCTCACGCTCGAGGCGATCGTGACCGAGCTGGTCGCGACCTACGGCTGGGCCGACCTCGGGACCCGCGTGCGGATCCGGTGCTTCACCGACGATCCCAGCGTGCCGTCGAGCCTGAAGTTCCTGCGCAAGACCCCGTGGGCGCGCGCCAAGGTCGAGGACCTGTACCTGTTCATGCTGCGCGAACGGGCCCGGGCCGCGCGCGGCCAGCGCTGACCGACGGCGCCGTGATCGCGCCGCCGCCGGCTGACCCGCGCCGGCGGCGGTGGCATGGTCGGGCGATGCTCGACGCGCGCTGCCCGTGCGGCTCCGATCTGCCCGAGGCCGGGTGCTGCGCCGCGATCCTGGCCGGCGCGCCGGCGCCGACCGCGCTGGCGTTGATGCGGTCGCGCTACACCGCGTACGTGCGCGGCGCGGTCGACCACCTGATCGCCACGCACGATCCGGCCACGCGCCGCGGCGTCGATCGCGCCGGGCTGGTCGCCTGGACCGCCGCGACCACCTGGGCCGGGCTGACGATCGTCGCCACGGTCGCGGGCGGCGTCGACGACGCGACCGGCATCGTCGAGTTCGCCGCCGCGGGCGTGCACCGCGGCGCGCCGTTCACGCAGCGCGAGCGCTCGCGGTTCCGCCGCCTCGATCAGCGCTGGGTCTACGTCGACGGCGCCGTCGCCGCGCCCGAGCGCCCCGGGCCCAACGCGCCGTGTCCGTGCGGCAGCGGCACCAAGTACAAGCGCTGCCACGGCCGCGGCTGACGCCCGCGGGCGCGCGGCCACAAGTCGCGGCCGGCGCCCGTCGGCGCGACGCCGACCGGCTACACTGCCGCCATGCTCGGCCCGTCCCCCGCGCGCACCGCCCGATGACCCGCGCCAGCCCCCGCCCCCGCGCCGACGATCACGCCCTGGTCGGGCACCTCCTCGACGATCTGATCGGCGCCGCGCTGGTGCTCGACCGCGAGCTGCGCGTGCGCTTCGCGACGCCGGCGGCCGAGGCGATGCTCGGCTCGCAGGCGCCGCTGGGCACGTCGGCGGCGACGCTCTTGTGCGGCGATCGCGGCAAGCGCCCGTTCGCCGAGGCCCTGGCCGAGGGCGTGCCGTTCCAGGCGCTGATCGCCCACCCGGGCCGCGGCGACGCCCAGGTGCGGGTGAGGTCGATCCCGATCGTCGCCGACGTCGACGGGCCGCCGGTCGGCTGGACCGTGTACCTGGCCGACGCCGCCGAGGACGCGGGCGCGCCGGTGCTGTTCCACGGCATGTGGACCCGCGACGCGCGCATGAAGACGCTGTTCCGGATCGTCGAGCGCGTGGCCGACACCGACGAGACCGTGCTGGTCCGCGGCGAGACCGGCGCCGGCAAGGAGCTGGTCGCGCGGGCGCTGCACGCGCTGTCGCCGCGCCACGCCGGCCCGTTCCGCGCGCTCAACTGCGCGGCGCTGCCGGCCAACCTGCTCGAGAGCGAGCTGTTCGGCCACGCCAAGGGCGCGTTCACCGGCGCCATCAAGGACAACCCGGGGCACTTCCAGCTCGCCCACGGCGGCACGCTGTTCCTCGACGAGGTCGCCGAGCTGCCGCTCGAGCTCCAGGCCAAGCTCCTGCGCGTGCTCGAGACCCGCACGGTGCTGCCGGTCGGCGGGCGCGACCCGGTGCCGGTCGACGTGCGGGTGGTCTCGGCCACCCACCGCGCGCTGCGGGCCGAGGTCGAGGCCGGGCGGTTCCGCGCCGACCTGATGTTCCGCCTGCGCGTGATCCCGGTGCGGCTGCCGCCGCTGCGCGAGCGGCCCAGCGACGTCGAGCTCTTGACCGAGAAGCTGATCACCGAGTGGAACGGCCACGGCCGCCGCCAGGTCGTCAGCGTCGCGCCGGCGGCGGCGGTCGCGCTCGAGCGCCACGCCTGGCCCGGCAACGTGCGCGAGCTGCGCAACGTGATCGCCTACGCGTTCGCGATCGGCGACGGCCCGGTGCTCGAGCTGCGCGACCTGCCCGACGAGCTGGCGGCGCCGCTGCCGCTGGCGGCCGAGGTCACCGTGACGGCGGCGCCGCCGCTGGCCGACGTGGGGCCGCCCGAGGCCCGCCGCATCCGCGACGCGCTGGCCCGCACCGCCGGCAACCGCGACCGCGCCGCGCGCCTGCTCGGGCTGTCGCGCGTGACGCTGTGGCGCCGGATGCGCGCGCTCGGGATCGAGGAGTAGTCAGCGCCGGACCCAGCCGTGCTGGGCCAGCATCCCGACGAGCATCGCGACCACGAACAGCACGCCGGTGGTGCTGCCGGACGCCGCCGCGACCACGCCCGGGCCCGGGCACAGGCCGCCCAGGCCCCAGCCGACGCCGAAGATCGCCGCGCCGACCACCAGCCCGGCGTCGATGTCGCGCCGGCTCGGGAGGTGGAACGCGGTGTCGACCCACGGCGTCTTCCGCCAGCGCTGCACCAGGCGCATGAGCGGCGCGTAGACCAGGATCGCGCCGCCCATGACGAACGCCAGGCTGGGATCCCAGCTGCGGCTCACGTCGAGGAAGCCGACCACCTTGGCCGGATCGGTCATGCCGCTGAGGAGCAGGCCGGCGCCGAACAGGCCACCGATCACGGTCGCGAGCACGA
This genomic window from Myxococcales bacterium contains:
- a CDS encoding cupin domain-containing protein; this translates as MTADDLIARLGLTPHPEGGYYRETWRDHGPDGGRGHGTAIYFLLRADDRHRWHKVDAVEIWHHYAGAPLTLAMSDGAAPVTTVELGDDLAAGQRPQAIVPAGWWQQARPQGAWSLVGCTVAPAFVFETFELAPPDWTPPGG
- a CDS encoding mechanosensitive ion channel, translating into MTLDELTSNAYARQGGALLVAVVVVVVVTRLLRAGAARAIDDKDTRYRVRKLIGALGYLAVAIAGLSILSGDFGRVTVVLGALSVGIGFALQEVIASVAGWLALSFGRFYGPGDRIQLGGILGDVIDIGILRTTVMECGGWVKGDLYSGRIVRVANSFVFKEPVFNYSGEFPFLWDELTVPIKYGSDHRAARAILERVAAEVVGAYAATAKVSWAELVRRYRIEDAKLEPMVTIVANDNWIEFTVRYAVDYKARRITKDRLFTRILDEIDATGGAVALASATFELVGAPPVTVQLDDRRTPPPPR
- a CDS encoding RtcB family protein gives rise to the protein MSSSFRVRDRVRRTDDAHVTIDHPDGVPMTLLAGADVPVEDDAIVAAVDFARLAGTLDDLWQRQRRGAIAPYWGDQPGRLEQVVLTPDLHKGSGIPVGTVAACRGFVVPQAVGNDVCCGMRLAVTDVTADELAPHLDALARPLRHAYFEGGRDVPLSPAQREAILRRGVAGLVDTFADNADHGVWRGLTAAGLAADLARAHLGGGLPARDLHTFGDWVRSSGGIHGRDAQIGSIGGGNHFVELQVVDELSDGRIAHAWGVGRGQVAIMAHSGSVGLGHLVGGWFADQARAIYPAGVPHPAHGFYPLPTAGPHATLAARYLDALANAANFAFVNRLVLVRLAAQVLARVLGRAVDVRLIYDAPHNLIWPGDDDLHLHRKGACPAPGPDGGAGPFGWTGHPVIIPGSMGAASWLLAGDGAIATLCSACHGAGRSVARGAARHVEPAVWDAARAGLRVITPVDVDDPIVRRRRDVMARHDDRLKEEGPWAYKDVTPVVDTVARAGVARRVARLWPLATVKG
- a CDS encoding NCS1 family nucleobase:cation symporter-1, which translates into the protein MHDPALYNEDLAPVPLERRTWRTGHIAALWVGMAICVPTYTLASERVGSGMSAWQAVMVIALANLIVLVPLMANGHPGTRYGIPFPVVVRASFGVRGAQLPAMLRALVACGWFGIQCWFGGLGLWATASALAPSVSLPDVTFLGADVAPLCWFVVFWLINVFFIWRGMESIKWLETLAAPFLLLCGAGLLGWAIVRGGGLGTIMSQPATKPLSETFAVALTSGVSFWATLALNIPDFSRYARSQRDQVLGQALAMPTSMTLFAFIGVATTAATVLVFGEAIAYPDQLVTKFGSPLIVGLSMLGLAIATLSTNIAANVVSPANDFANLAPSKISYRAGGLITAVIGMVICPWLILKSAGNYIFVWLVGYGVLLGPIGAIMIVDYFALRRTVLEVDDLYRRGGRYEYSGGVNWRAMAAFGLGVLPCLPGFLVAASGAAPATVPALFNHLYTWAWFVSSGVAAAVYYGLMRRRV
- a CDS encoding sigma-54-dependent Fis family transcriptional regulator, with protein sequence MEAERSTRPGYELIVSSSSGVAVRAPLVKQITTVGSAPAADLRVAALPAHWATIHRVGGAVDVHVLAGGQRLTLVADQVVQIDGYSVGLVTAGETLALDVLAERLAGADGPADALTTIVDGVIAVAGADLGAVILAERGGFTVAVARDASGRTLDDADQLLSDTIVDEVLGSGAAVRADDVAAGPYRDVRSVVRLGLRAVVCLPLRLGGRTLGAIFVGGRARPLVLPERVHADLKVVAALALPFLAQVRRREAPAAGPDDVLGDSAPIEAVRRLIARVGPTDLSVLIGGPSGAGKEVVARALHARSRRAGRPLVAINCAAVSPSLLDAELFGYRKGAFTGAASDRAGLIEAAAGGALFLDEIGDMPLAMQAALLRVLEQREVRRLGDTEARAVDFRLFAATHRDLAAEVAAGRFREDLLYRIQEVRIDVPPLRDRGDDVLLLARLFLRQIEQQLGLPTHALAPTAEAALRAHAWPGNVRELKAAMRRAAILADGSTIAVADLQLPAAPATPGAGPAAVDRDAPLAEARDAFVKAYVTAALARCGGDREAAALALGIGVRSLYRYLE